One Denticeps clupeoides chromosome 12, fDenClu1.1, whole genome shotgun sequence genomic window carries:
- the prkcdb gene encoding protein kinase C, delta b: MAPFLRIAFNAFDLGALPSVTQPPFCAIKMKESVNTERGITLVQRKPTMYPAWKSTFDAHIHEGRVLQVVLMKTAEEPLSEATVGVSVIAERCKKGNGRAEFWVDLQPSGKVMMAVQFFVEDSDVDSNQSVKDEEDGVMTLNRRRGAIKQAKVHFIKNHEFTATFFKQPTFCSVCREFVWGLNKQGYKCRQCNAAIHKKCIDKIIGRCTGTAANSRDTMFQKERFKIDMPHRFKVHNYMSPTFCDHCGSLLWGMVKQGHKCEDCGMNVHRKCQNKVANLCGINQKLLAEALNQVSQKSSTRRSDSYPSDIGIYDPLFKGSSVDPSDPADQSQHGKSWDPPAPQPAAASSPAHKVQVNFNNFVFHKVLGKGSFGKVMLAELKGRGEYFAVKALKKDVVLMDDDVECTMVEMRVLALAWEHPFLTHLYCTFQTKEHLFFVMEYLNGGDLMFHIQDKGRFDLYRATFYAAEIVCGLQFLHSKGIVYRDLKLDNVMLDKEGHIKIADFGMCKENMIGDNRATTFCGTPDYIAPEILLGQKYSFSVDWWSFGVLLYEMLIGQSPFQGDDEDELFESIRMDTPHYPRWITKEAKDLLEKLFERDPTRRLGVVGNLRGHAFFKTINWVALEKREVTPPFKPKVKSPNDCSNFDREFLSEKPRLSYGEKNLIDSMDQMAFKGFSFINPNMEHIIEK, translated from the exons ATGGCACCGTTCCTGCGCATCGCCTTCAACGCGTTCGACCTGGGCGCTCTGCCCTCGGTGACCCAGCCGCCCTTCTGTGCCATCAAGATGAAGGAGTCCGTCAATACAG AGAGGGGCATCACCCTGGTGCAGAGGAAGCCCACCATGTACCCCGCCTGGAAGTCCACCTTCGACGCGCACATCCACGAGGGCCGCGTGCTGCAGGTGGTCCTGATGAAGACGGCCGAGGAGCCGCTGTCCGAGGCCACCGTGGGCGTGTCGGTCATCGCCGAGCGCTGCAAAAAGGGCAACGGCCGCGCCGAATTCTGGGTGGACCTGCAGCCTTCTGGGAAGGTCATGATGGCCGTGCAGTTCTTTGTGGAGGACTCCGACGTCG ATTCCAACCAGTCGGTGAAGGACGAGGAGGACGGCGTGATGACGCTGAACCGGAGACGGGGGGCCATCAAGCAGGCCAAGGTCCACTTCATCAAGAACCACGAGTTCACcgccaccttcttcaagcagccCACCTTCTGCTCGGTCTGCCGGGAGTTTGTCTG GGGTCTGAACAAGCAAGGCTACAAGTGCAGGC AATGCAATGCGGCCATCCACAAGAAGTGCATCGACAAAATCATCGGCCGGTGCACAGGGACGGCGGCAAACAGCCGAGACACCATG TTCCAGAAGGAGCGCTTCAAGATCGACATGCCACACCGCTTCAAGGTGCACAACTACATGAGCCCCACCTTCTGCGACCACTGCGGGAGCCTCCTCTGGGGAATGGTCAAGCAGGGACACAAATGTGAAG ATTGCGGAATGAACGTCCATCGCAAATGCCAGAACAAAGTGGCCAACCTGTGTGGAATCAACCAGAAGCTCCTGGCCGAGGCGCTCAATCAAGTTAGCCAG AAATCATCTACCAGGCGCTCCGATTCGTACCCGTCAGACATCGGCATCTACGACCCCCTCTTCAAAGGCTCATCGGTGGACCCTAGTG atcCAGCTGACCAGTCGCAGCATGGAAAGTCGTGGGACCCTCCTGCTCCCCAGCCAGCTGCTGCTTCTAGCCCCGCCCACAAGGTGCAGGTCAACTTCAACAACTTCGTGTTCCACAAGGTGCTTGGTAAAGGCAGCTTTGGAAAG GTGATGCTGGCTGAGCTGAAGGGCCGCGGTGAGTACTTCGCAGTGAAGGCGCTGAAGAAAGACGTGGTCCTGATGGACGACGACGTTGAGTGCACCATGGTGGAGATGAGGGTCCTCGCGCTGGCCTGGGAACACCCCTTCCTCACACACCTCTACTGTACCTTCCAGACCAAG GAGCATCTGTTCTTTGTAATGGAATATCTGAACGGTGGAGACCTGATGTTCCACATACAGGATAAAGGCCGTTTTGACCTCTACCGAGCCAC GTTCTACGCAGCTGAGATCGTCTGTGGCCTTCAGTTCCTGCACTCTAAAGGCATCGTGTACAG GGACCTGAAGCTGGACAATGTGATGCTGGACAAGGAAGGCCACATTAAAATCGCAGACTTCGGGATGTGCAAGGAGAACATGATTGGAGACAACCGAGCCACGACGTTCTGCGGGACGCCCGACTACATCGCTCCAGAG ATCCTGCTGGGCCAGAAATACTCGTTCTCTGTGGACTGGTGGTCGTTCGGGGTTCTCCTATACGAGATGCTGATCGGTCAGTCACCCTTTCAAGGGGACGATGAGGACGAGCTCTTCGAATCAATCCGCATGGACACGCCACACTATCCTCGCTGGATCACCAAGGAGGCAAAGGACCTACTGGAGAAG CTGTTTGAACGTGACCCGACCCGGCGGCTGGGCGTGGTGGGGAACCTGCGGGGCCACGCCTTTTTCAAGACCATCAACTGGGTGGCCCTGGAGAAGAGAGAAGTGACTCCTCCGTTTAAGCCGAAAGTG AAGTCCCCCAACGACTGCAGCAACTTTGACCGGGAGTTTCTGAGTGAGAAGCCCCGCCTCTCGTACGGCGAGAAGAACCTCATCGACTCGATGGACCAGATGGCCTTCAAGGGCTTTTCCTTCATAAACCCCAACATGGAGCACATTATTGAGAAGTGA